In Psychrobacter ciconiae, the genomic window GACAGCAGCTATGGCGACTTATCCGCCGTCACCGTTGACGCGCGCGCCTTGATAAAAGCTGACTTTGGCGAGTTAAAAGAACCCCAAATCAAAACCGTCCTTGACCAAAAGCTTTGGCAGTCGCAGCAAAACCTACTCACCAAAGCCAAAACGCTACAAGCCGCCATCGGCACGGCGCAGTTTGACGATTTTAACGACTTTGATAAGGTCTTTAAAAACGCGCTAAAAACGACCGGCGTCACCCTTGATGCCAAAGAGAAAAAGCAACTGCTGGACGCCATCACCTACAAAAACCCAAATGCCGCCTCCGTCATCAAAAAAGCGCTCAAAACCGCCGACCCCATTTACGGCGCGTTTGCTTATCAATCCCCAACCGGCAGCAGCAAAATCGCCGAGTTCGTCGCCGATGGTGACTTGCGCGACTTTGAAAACGTGCCGCTTGACCCAAGCTTGACCACGGCAGCGCTGATTGAGGGCTACTTTGCGCGTGAGGTACTGCCGCACGTTGCCGATGCTTGGATAAACGCCGATAAGCGTGATGCCATCGATGGCGACATCGGTGTGGTGGGCTATGAAATCCCGTTTAACCGCCACTTTTATCAGTACGAGCCGCCGCGAGCGCTGAGCGATATTGACGCGGATTTGGATGCGGTCAGCGCGGAAATCATGCAGCTATTGGGCGAGGTGCATTCGTAATGGCAAAATATCAGCGCTATGATGAGTATAAAGACTCGGGGATTGAATGGGTTGGAGATATTCCAGCGCATTGGGAGGAAACACCAGTTTTTTCATGTTTTGATGCCACTTTTGAGAGAAATTTAGATGGTAAAGAGACTAATGTTCTGTCATTAAGCTACGGTAATATAATTAAGCGTGATGTAGATACTAACTTCGGTTTATTGCCTGAGTCATTTAATAGCTATCAGATTGTAGGTGTTGGAGATATTATTCTTAGATTAACTGACCTCCAAAACGATAAGAAAAGTCTGCGTGTGGGTTTAGCAAAAGAAAAAGGTATTATCACCTCTGCTTACTTAAAATTAAGACCAAAAGAGCGTTTGGATTCAGGTTTTGCTTATCGTTTATTACATTCTTACGATACTACCAAAGTGTATTATGGCTTAGGTGGGGGTTTAAGGCAGTCTATGAAGTTTGAAGATTTTAGAAGGCTACCTGTTTTAGTTCCGCCTTACGAAGAACAAACCCAAATTGCCAACTTCCTCGACCATGAAACCGCCAAAATCGATACCTTAATCGACAAGCAGAAAACTTTAATTAAGCTGCTTAAAGAAAAGCGCCAAGCCGTCATCAGTCACGCCGTCACCAAAGGCTTAAACCCTGACGCGCCGATGAAAGATTCAGGCGTGGAATGGTTGGGGGACGTTCCTGAGCATTGGGAGGTTGGTCGGTTAAAAAATGTTTTAAAAATTCGTAATGGTCGAGACTATAAAGCGGTAGAAGTAGAAAGCGGAGGCTATCCTGTTTATGGTTCAGGCGGGATTTTTAAACGTAGTTCGGCTTACTTATTCGATGGCGAGTCTGTATTATTTGGAAGAAAAGGGACTATTGATAAACCATTATTAGTTTCAGGAAAGTTTTGGACAGTTGATACTATGTTCTATAGCGAAATTTCTAAAAATGCTAAGCCAGAATATATCTATTATCAGGCGCTTTTATTTCCTTTTGATAAGCTTTCAACAAATACTGCTTTGCCAAGTATGACGCAAGAAGACTTATTAGAATTAGGTTTTGTTATACCATCAATGAATGAGCAGAAAGAAATTAGTCAATATCTTAATAATAAGCTAACAAATTTTTCAAATTTAGTTGATAAAGCCGAGCAAGCCATCAAACTCATGCAAGAACGCCGAACCGCCTTAATTTCCGCCGCCGTTACGGGTAAGATAGACGTAAGGGACTGGCGCGCGCCTGAGTAATACGGCAATATAGAACCTAAGCTTAAGTTGGCTTGTGCCAAACCGTCGCCCACCGCAGCTAGGAGGTCAGTATGAACGCCAAGATTACCGCCGCCATTGCACTAAGTATCAGCGCCGCAACCGCCCAAGCGCAGCGGTATGAGTGGCAAGATGCCATTTGTTCTCTTAAAGGCGACTTTGATGGCAGTAAATACACCGCCGCGCAGATTGACGACACCCGCGAGGTGTTTAACCGCTTGACCCAAGTCAACCTTACCTCGCAAACGCCAAACCTAGCGACAGATATTGATAGCCTATCGGCGCAAAACCTACGAGCGCTGGACAAGGATTACCGCCAAATGCGGCAGCACGTCAGTCAGCTTGACGTCGTACCCCAAGCCGAGCGCTTCAAAAAGGCGCTGCTAAAAGACCTAAGCGGCGAATATAACCTCAATCGCCTTGTGCTGTTTGCCTATCTTGACCCCGCCACCGCCTTAAAACAAAGCCCAGCCATGTGTCGGCACTATATCACGCCGTTTTTGCAAAATGAGCGCGCCGTCCAAGACAAATGGGCTTGGCACGTTGAAGACCGTATTCAAAGCCAAGAAAAGCTTGGCAATGTAGGCTTTCGCGAACTGGCAGAGGCGCGTTATCAAGACGAGAAGCAGCAGGATGCGGCAAGATATGCCAAACATGACTTGCTGTCTTATGGCTTGAATAATTGCGCCAATAACGAGCGCTATAATATGCACTATCAAGAGGTGTTTGACAGTTGGCAGCGAGTGAGCAAATCGCTGTTTGGCGATAGCATTCAGATGGTTTGTGACGAGCCGTAGGGTACTGATGCGGATTAACGCAGGCGCGATAGATAGTTGCTGATATTTAAGGGATTTATCATGACCGACATTACTTTTGAAAGTGTCTTCCAAGCCGACATTGCCAAGCAAATGCAAGAGGGCGGCTGGCAACTTGGCACAGCTTGCGGCTTTGTCACTAAAACCGCGCTATATGAAGCCGACACGCTTGCCTTTATCAAAGCCACCCAGCCCGACGAGTGGGACAAGTTTTGTCGCGTGTATCCCATTGACTCAGAGCAGCAGTTTATCAAAGCGCTCGTCAAGCAGCTCGACAAAGCCGACATCAACGCTACCGATAGAGCCTCGCGAACCTACGGCACGCTTGGTGTATTGCGCCACGGGCTTAAAATCCGCAACGCGCGCTTTAGCTTGTGCCAGTTCAAGCCGGAGCACACCCTAAACCCTGACATTATGGCGCGCTATGAGCAAAATATTTGCCGGCTTGTGCCCGAGGTGGTCTATAGCCCGCACACCAAAGCTACGGATAACGACGGCAAAGCCGCCAAGCGCGGTCGCATTGACTTTGTATTGTTCGTTAATGGCTTGCCGGTGGTGACGATGGAGCTCAAGTCCGAGTTTAAGCAATCAGTTCAAAACGCCATCACCCAATACAAAAAAGACCGCCTGCCCAAAGACCCCGCCACCAAAAAAGCCGAGCCGCTACTGAGCTTTAAGCGCGGGGCGGTGGTGCATTTTGCCGTCAGTCAATTTGACGTGTTTATGACCACAAGGCTTGCCGGTGACGACACTTACTTTTTGCCATTTAACAAAGGCACAAGTGAGGGCGGCGCGGGCAATGACGTGCCAAGCGATAGCAGCCGCTATGCCACCGATTACCTTTGGCGCGAGGTGCTGACGCCTAGTAATCTTTTAGTTATCCTTGGGCGCTTTATGCATTTGCAAATCGAGGACAAGGAGGACTGGGAGGGGCGCAAGTCTAAAAAAGAGACCATGATATTTCCGCGCTATCACCAGTGGGATGTGGTCAACAAGCTTATTAACGCTGCCATCACGGAAGGGGCAGAGCAAAGCTCTGAAAAACGCTATTTGATTCAGCACAGCGCAGGGTCGGGCAAGTCAAACTCGATTGCGTGGACGGCGCACCAGTTATCGACGCTTTATGATGACGCGGGCAACAAGCAGTTTGATTCGGTCATCGTCATCACTGACCGCACTGTCCTTGATGACCAGTTGCAAGACACCATTTATCAGTTTGAACACGCTGATGGCGTCGTCGGGCGCATCAATCGTAAGCAAGGCGACGGCTCAAAATCGGCGCAACTGGCAGGGGCGCTCGTTAACGCGCAACCGATTATCATTGTCACCATCCAGACCTTTCCGTTCGTGCTCAAAGCGATTGAAGATTCTGCCGCGCTCAAACACCGCCGCTACGCCATCATCGCTGACGAGGCGCACTCCTCGCAAACCGGCTCAACGGCGCGCCAGTTAAAAGAAGTGCTCATGACCGAAGGCAGCAGCGATGATGACGCGCTCAGCAGTGAAGATTTGCTCGATGCGACCCTTGAAGCGCGCAAAAGCAGCCCAAACTTGAGCTATTACGCCTTTACCGCCACTCCAAAAGCCAAAACCATTGAGCTGTTTGGGCGCTTGCCAAATCCTGCGCTGCCGCCGTCCAAAGACAACTTGCCTGCTGCTTACCACGTGTACTCAAT contains:
- a CDS encoding type I restriction endonuclease subunit R; translation: MTDITFESVFQADIAKQMQEGGWQLGTACGFVTKTALYEADTLAFIKATQPDEWDKFCRVYPIDSEQQFIKALVKQLDKADINATDRASRTYGTLGVLRHGLKIRNARFSLCQFKPEHTLNPDIMARYEQNICRLVPEVVYSPHTKATDNDGKAAKRGRIDFVLFVNGLPVVTMELKSEFKQSVQNAITQYKKDRLPKDPATKKAEPLLSFKRGAVVHFAVSQFDVFMTTRLAGDDTYFLPFNKGTSEGGAGNDVPSDSSRYATDYLWREVLTPSNLLVILGRFMHLQIEDKEDWEGRKSKKETMIFPRYHQWDVVNKLINAAITEGAEQSSEKRYLIQHSAGSGKSNSIAWTAHQLSTLYDDAGNKQFDSVIVITDRTVLDDQLQDTIYQFEHADGVVGRINRKQGDGSKSAQLAGALVNAQPIIIVTIQTFPFVLKAIEDSAALKHRRYAIIADEAHSSQTGSTARQLKEVLMTEGSSDDDALSSEDLLDATLEARKSSPNLSYYAFTATPKAKTIELFGRLPNPALPPSKDNLPAAYHVYSMRQAIEEGFILDVLKNYTNYKVVYQLKQKLAGGDSEVDSRRATIKLNNWVRLHDHNISQKVKIIIEHFDKNVKGLLGGQAKAMVVTGSRKEAVRYKLAFDRFIVENDYKGINAMVAFSGEVTFNSDDPNSEGLLEQKFTENSMNPDLKGQDMRKAFDTDAYQVMLVANKFQTGFDQPKLCAMYVDKKLGGVDCVQTLSRLNRTYAGKAESGTFVLDFYNDPEDILAAFLPYYTTATLEDVSDPDKVFDLFEKIYAAGIFDKREVNQFTEAFYSKNKSNAAISNICKPAVQRWQTRYQSAKAQTKATKALFERTMATGDAVLIANAKDAYHAACQQQEALEIFKKDLGAFSRFYEFMSQIVDFEDKDLERLNLYSRHLQPLLRETLTDDDDIDLSSVTMSHYRLSKLRQQDLKLKDGKDETLTPITGLGSAAPKDKKEERLSQIISRLNTMFDTERLSDNDLINYSKTIWDKVNENKVVMKQIENNPPEKAMLGDFPDATLDAIFDSQEAHQEITSQLLADPRRLAQFTRFLLDTRTNMA
- a CDS encoding restriction endonuclease subunit S, producing MAKYQRYDEYKDSGIEWVGDIPAHWEETPVFSCFDATFERNLDGKETNVLSLSYGNIIKRDVDTNFGLLPESFNSYQIVGVGDIILRLTDLQNDKKSLRVGLAKEKGIITSAYLKLRPKERLDSGFAYRLLHSYDTTKVYYGLGGGLRQSMKFEDFRRLPVLVPPYEEQTQIANFLDHETAKIDTLIDKQKTLIKLLKEKRQAVISHAVTKGLNPDAPMKDSGVEWLGDVPEHWEVGRLKNVLKIRNGRDYKAVEVESGGYPVYGSGGIFKRSSAYLFDGESVLFGRKGTIDKPLLVSGKFWTVDTMFYSEISKNAKPEYIYYQALLFPFDKLSTNTALPSMTQEDLLELGFVIPSMNEQKEISQYLNNKLTNFSNLVDKAEQAIKLMQERRTALISAAVTGKIDVRDWRAPE